The Devosia sp. MC521 genome segment GCTTCCGAATATTCAGAGGATTTGCTTGATTTCTAATAAAGCTTCCAAGCCCGAGATGGACTGGGAAGTAGATGGTAGAGACTGTTCAGGCGTTCCCTTGGATGTTTACAGAGGGCTGTATTCTTGGGTCGCTAAAGAGCTGGATCGGCAAGTAGAGCTTGGGGGGATTTCTCAAGATACCGCGAGATGTGTAGAAGATTTTGCTGTGCTTTACGAAGGCGAAGTGGGTGGGGTCATGAATCTTCTCCATCAGACGGAGGTGCACCATACGAACGGCGACGTGGATAGTTACTGGGCACACTCCACGGACCTTGCCTTCCTTCGCGACGATTTCTGGGAGGATCTCCTGCCTCCGGTCGTTTGGCTTTCGTCTATTGAGCGGGAATATGATCATTACTATCCAAAGCAGACAATCTGCATGGTTGAAGCGCCTTTGCTGCACTTGCTCAAGCATGAGTATGTTGAGGTCTAATGTAATTGCATAATAACAAGTAAGTACGGATGGGGGTATTTTGTAATTATGTCCCCATATTGATAAGTGATTTTCTTGTCGGTCAGTCCGGCTCAGTGGTGTGCAAATTGTATTGCGCACTGCTGCTCAAAAATATCAAGATTTATAAAATGTGGAACTTGGTGCCCTTCTGAGGCGTCAGTGTTGGTGACTTACTGAATGAAAACGAAAGAGCATTTTAAGACTGGCGTTCTGCTGGTCGCGGGCGGCGCTCGCCTTGGGGCTTCTGGTCTAGGGGGAGTAAGTCTGATCAAGCAGCAACTTGAAGAGGATCGCGTTGTGCGACGCAGAGTGTTCTTCAAACGACATCAAGCCGTTTCAAGTCAGATTGAAGCAGAAATGCTAGCAGCAGTCGCTGCCCTGAAACACGCGGTTCAGGATGGCGTGGAGACAATGGTGTTTCGGACCTCGAGCCAACATGTCGTTAAGGGGATGACTGAGTGGATGTCCGGGTGGGAGCAAAATGGTTGGCGAAACAACAAGGGCAAAGAAGTGCTGCACCGTGATCTCTGGTTAATCCTCAGGGAGATTGCCGGCGGTCTGGTTATCAATTGGGAATGGGCGTCAGCAAAATCAGACCCCTTAGTTGCATCGGCTAATGCTGTGGCTGATGACGCTGCTCGCGGCATTTTTAAAGCGGCCAGTGACTTGAAGAAATATCACCCACAACTCTTTGCGGATTAACGCGGACAAGACTGCATGATTCTGAGGAGTGCCTTGGTATCCAATCCTTGGCAGTCCTCAGTGCTGGGATGCGTTTGCAGAAATCTCGCGATACATCAATGATTTGCAGTGCATCCTCTTAAGAGCGACTAGAACTACCTATAGCAGGTTGCCGTGCAGGTTTCCGCCTACGATAACTCTTTGTGCATCACCGACCGTCCTTGCGACCCAGGGTTAACAACCAAGATCATCAACTCGATGAGGGCCGACCAGCGCTACGCTTTGGTTGCGTCTTGTCTTGCTACAACTGTGCGAGCCTTCGGAAACGTAGCCTGTGCTGCGCATTCGTCTGAGGAGCGACCACCACACTTTTCTAATAGCTCGTGCCATGACGAACTTTAAGCGCGAATGGAGTACTTCGAGGAAACGCTGGATCGGAAGACAGGAAAGCTGCTTTCGATCTCACAGGGCGATTGGATCACGGTAACCGAAATGGGAGAGTCCATGGGATTGGGCAAGAAGGAGGTCCGTGTCGTGCTCGTCAAAATGGGGCTCCTTCAGCTTGAGGGGGCGGCTACGCATACTCGCTATAGGCTGCCTCTTTGGGCCGTTGACCAAGGATTGGGACGTCGAATTGAACGAAAAGGAAAGCGTCCATTCGATGTCGTAAGTCCTTTGGGCCAGGCTTGGGTGGCCGCTCGATGGGAGGACACAATGGCGGCTATTGCGGAAGCCAAAGGTGAGGCCGTTCGGATCGCTCAAGCTGCCCTTAAAGCGTTCAAGGATGATCGGGATGCTTATGCGGAAACTTGGGGTCGTCGTGAGATGTCCACTATGCAGGAAGTGGAGTGGCTCGTTTGGAACTTCCCGGAGTTGACCCAATCGGAGATCGCGCAGGCCGTCCATGTGTCTCAGCCTTTGGTCTGTCGGCTGTTGGCGGCGCGACGGGAACGCTTAAGGAAACTGCAAGAGGAGCGTGAGCGTGTCCTTGAGGTGAAGCCGAAAGTCGTCTCTGGCGGTTAGCCCCTAGGTCACCCTGTCGGATCTCCGTGAGTGATACCCCGGTTTATTACCCATGATTATAACATGAGTGAAAGGCTGGGGTATCAGCTCCTCAGGTCCGTAATATCGACCTGCGCTGCGTGGAAATCGACGGTGAACCTTGGTTCGTCGCCCGTGATGTCTGTGAAGCCCTCGGGTTTAAGCAGCACCCAACGAATGGAACCTACGCACACCACCTAGCGGACAATCGTTTTGATGAGGGCGAAAAGTCCC includes the following:
- a CDS encoding RNase H family protein, translating into MKTKEHFKTGVLLVAGGARLGASGLGGVSLIKQQLEEDRVVRRRVFFKRHQAVSSQIEAEMLAAVAALKHAVQDGVETMVFRTSSQHVVKGMTEWMSGWEQNGWRNNKGKEVLHRDLWLILREIAGGLVINWEWASAKSDPLVASANAVADDAARGIFKAASDLKKYHPQLFAD
- a CDS encoding helix-turn-helix transcriptional regulator, whose product is MNRIRKMRTDRGLSQKQLADMLGTTQQTVGRWETEKVQPSVASLREMAEIFGCHVSDLLDEPTPAVEHGVDLLDVDDVFWGHVGIKLHKQERTKWYPITEKESRHVNFVMNSGKSSCVVTTRNNRVLLLQLPNIQRICLISNKASKPEMDWEVDGRDCSGVPLDVYRGLYSWVAKELDRQVELGGISQDTARCVEDFAVLYEGEVGGVMNLLHQTEVHHTNGDVDSYWAHSTDLAFLRDDFWEDLLPPVVWLSSIEREYDHYYPKQTICMVEAPLLHLLKHEYVEV